From a region of the Helianthus annuus cultivar XRQ/B chromosome 5, HanXRQr2.0-SUNRISE, whole genome shotgun sequence genome:
- the LOC110871311 gene encoding RHOMBOID-like protein 12, mitochondrial: MQNLLSFNRHHPTTVSPPRYHRPACTHYTTFPQPSRRRVSCNVLFKPKVSSCNLLAHHAVFRSTRAESSRRNFLFNQPNSYLKTWQIHSTGRLTSVDGVVKGLILTNVVVYLLWKVADINFMIQNFTIQWDNIKGGRYHTMITSAFSHKNLKHIVSNMITLYSFGKSIGQRVGPEFLLALYLVGAFGGSVSYLVHRASLATSSSDNQLSESDRSNAAALGASGAVNAILMLYILLYPMKTLLVDFMIPVPALLAGIYVIFKDIQRVKEDSQISGSGHLGGAAVGLLAWAWLRKRRL, translated from the exons ATGCAGAATCTACTCTCCTTCAATCGCCACCATCCGACAACCGTATCGCCGCCGCGTTACCACCGCCCTGCTTGCACTCACTACACCACTTTTCCCCAGCCGTCAAGGCGGCGTGTTTCGTGTAACGTGCTTTTCAAACCCAAAGTTTCATCATGCAACTTACTTGCTCATCACGCTGTATTTAGGTCAACTAGAGCTGAATCAAGTAGACGCAACTTTCTATTCAATCAACCAAATAGTTACCTAAAAACATG GCAGATACATTCTACAGGGAGGCTCACATCTGTAGATGGTGTGGTAAAAGGCTTGATCTTAACAAATGTGGTTGTGTATCTGCTCTGGAAAGTTGCTGACATAAACTTCATGATTCAGAACTTCACG ATACAGTGGGACAACATTAAAGGCGGACGGTATCATACCATGATCACTTCTGCTTTCAGTCATAAGAACCTTAAACATATCGTCTCAAACATGATCACACTCTATTCCTTCGGCAAGAGT ATTGGTCAACGGGTCGGGCCTGAATTTCTGCTTGCGTTGTATCTGGTTGGGGCTTTTGGTGGCTCGGTTTCATATCTGGTGCATAGGGCTTCTCTCGCCACATCATCAAGT GACAACCAATTGTCTGAATCGGACCGTTCAAATGCTGCAGCCTTG GGAGCAAGTGGTGCAGTGAATGCTATCTTGATGCTTTATATATTACTCTACCCAATGAAGACTTTACTTGTCGACTTCATGATACCTGTCCCTGCTCTATTAGCG GGGATATATGTAATTTTCAAAGATATACAGAGAGTAAAG GAAGATAGTCAAATTTCGGGATCTGGTCACTTGGGTGGTGCTGCGGTTGGACTCTTAGCTTGGGCATGGCTGAGAAAGAGGCGGTTGTAA
- the LOC110871310 gene encoding putative receptor protein kinase ZmPK1, producing MKMFLLLLFLCSLTRSSTSKNATRDHLPRGSALSVEAHDSRVIVSADNSFTCGFYGFQTNAYWFAIWLTNSKDRTIVWAANRNTPVNGRGSKLMFSRKGAMVLTDVGGTIVWETNTTPTDADRAVLLNTGNLVLKNQKDEIIWQSFDHPTDTLLPSQTLTKTKSLISVLRKGSLESGYFGLGFNSINVLTLIYDGPEISSVYWPSPDPGFNVFAFGRTSYNSSRIAAFNDLGVFNSSDGLNFTAIDMGLGIRRKLTLDSDGNLRLYSLNESSGLWSISWQAISQPCNIHGICGRNGICIHGDKPECSCPPGYELSDPADLTQGCKPTFNMTCSGNSTRFEFFPLSYTDYYGFDLHFKAPISFDACRDICLADCSCQAFSYRLSGEGVCFAKSALFNGYHYPQILGTIYFKVPASIKPSESARILTGSNTTCTNVTSILGSPSMYRSTGTKLHWVYAYSFAIAIGVVEALVILLGCWLFFGKNQLLANLEDGYRVMSGQFRGFSYEEPVKATQNFKVEIGRGGSGVVYKGVLEDERVVAVKRLGDVSEGGELWTEVSTIGNMNHMHVVRMWGFCSQKQSKLLVYEYVENLSLDKRLFSSNFLQWKERFQVAIGIAKGLAYLHHEWLEWVIHCDVKPENILLDGVFQPKIADFGLAKLSGQNSKVTRMRGTRGYMAPEWAHNLPITAKVDVYSYGVVVLEIVKGVRLSNASTQGPEEEEEEEESELMRFVKVTKKIITKEDESWIEEVIDPRLGELFSRKQAAKLIEIGLSCVEEDRNKRPTMDSVVQVLIDCESE from the coding sequence ATGAAAATGTTCCTTCTCCTTCTCTTCTTGTGTTCCTTAACGAGATCTTCAACTTCAAAAAATGCAACTCGCGATCATCTTCCAAGAGGTTCCGCTCTATCCGTGGAAGCTCACGATTCACGCGTCATAGTTTCTGCGGACAACTCTTTCACGTGTGGCTTCTATGGCTTCCAAACCAACGCTTACTGGTTTGCAATCTGGCTCACCAACTCCAAAGACCGCACCATTGTTTGGGCTGCTAACCGCAACACACCTGTCAACGGACGTGGCTCAAAGCTAATGTTTTCGAGAAAAGGAGCCATGGTTTTGACCGACGTGGGTGGCACGATCGTTTGGGAGACCAACACAACACCGACGGATGCGGATAGAGCAGTGCTGCTTAACACAGGTAATCTGGTATTGAAGAACCAAAAAGATGAGATTATTTGGCAAAGCTTTGATCATCCGACTGATACTCTTTTGCCTTCTCAAACACTAACAAAAACCAAAAGCTTGATATCTGTTTTGAGAAAAGGAAGTCTCGAATCTGGGTATTTTGGTTTGGGCTTCAACAGTATTAACGTTTTAACGCTGATTTACGATGGCCCAGAAATCTCGAGTGTATACTGGCCTAGTCCTGATCCCGGTTTTAACGTTTTTGCTTTTGGAAGAACCTCTTACAACAGTAGCAGAATTGCAGCCTTCAACGATCTGGGCGTCTTTAATTCCAGCGATGGGTTGAATTTTACTGCTATAGACATGGGTTTGGGGATCAGAAGGAAGCTAACCCTCGACTCTGACGGTAACCTCAGACTCTATAGCTTGAACGAGTCAAGCGGATTGTGGTCAATCTCATGGCAAGCTATTTCGCAACCATGCAATATTCATGGAATATGTGGGCGAAATGGCATTTGTATCCATGGAGACAAACCCGAGTGCTCATGCCCCCCTGGTTACGAGTTGAGTGACCCTGCTGACTTAACCCAGGGTTGTAAGCCTACTTTCAACATGACATGTAGTGGAAACTCAACAAGGTTTGAATTCTTTCCATTGTCATATACTGATTACTATGGCTTTGATCTGCACTTCAAGGCCCCCATTTCGTTTGACGCATGTAGAGACATCTGCTTGGCAGATTGTAGCTGTCAAGCGTTTAGTTACCGGCTATCAGGCGAAGGGGTTTGCTTTGCGAAAAGTGCCCTTTTCAACGGATACCATTATCCTCAAATCCTTGGGACCATCTACTTTAAAGTACCCGCAAGCATTAAACCATCCGAATCAGCCAGAATCCTGACTGGCTCTAACACCACATGTACAAACGTTACATCGATTCTGGGTTCTCCATCTATGTATAGATCAACTGGCACAAAGTTGCATTGGGTGTACGCTTACTCGTTCGCgatagctattggtgtagttgaAGCTCTAGTTATCTTATTAGGGTGCTGGCTATTCTTTGGAAAGAACCAGTTGCTAGCCAACTTAGAAGACGGGTACCGTGTGATGTCTGGTCAGTTTAGGGGCTTTAGCTATGAAGAACCGGTGAAGGCGACACAGAACTTTAAGGTAGAGATAGGGAGAGGAGGGTCAGGAGTTGTTTATAAAGGGGTCCTGGAAGACGAAAGGGTGGTTGCGGTGAAAAGACTGGGAGATGTGAGTGAAGGAGGGGAGTTATGGACGGAAGTGAGCACAATTGGTAACATGAATCACATGCATGTAGTGCGAATGTGGGGATTCTGCTCGCAGAAACAAAGCAAGCTTCTAGTTTACGAGTATGTAGAAAATCTGTCACTTGACAAGAGATTGTTCTCCTCAAACTTTCTTCAGTGGAAAGAAAGGTTCCAAGTGGCAATCGGCATAGCGAAAGGTTTGGCTTATCTACACCATGAGTGGCTTGAATGGGTGATCCACTGTGATGTAAAGCCGGAAAACATTCTTTTAGATGGTGTGTTCCAACCAAAGATTGCGGATTTTGGTCTGGCGAAGTTAAGTGGACAAAACTCCAAGGTTACTAGGATGAGGGGGACTAGAGGTTATATGGCTCCAGAATGGGCTCACAACCTGCCTATCACAGCAAAAGTCGACGTCTACAGCTATGGGGTTGTGGTTTTAGAAATAGTAAAGGGAGTTCGTCTTTCTAATGCAAGTACTCAAGGAcccgaagaagaagaagaagaagaagaatcagAGCTTATGAGGTTTGTGAAggtaacaaaaaaaattattacaAAAGAAGATGAGTCATGGATTGAAGAGGTAATCGATCCAAGGTTGGGGGAGTTGTTTAGTAGGAAGCAGGCTGCAAAACTTATTGAGATCGGTCTAAGTTGTGTGGAGGAAGACAGAAATAAAAGGCCTACAATGGATTCAGTAGTTCAAGTTCTAATTGATTGTGAATCCGAGTAG